From Camelus dromedarius isolate mCamDro1 chromosome X, mCamDro1.pat, whole genome shotgun sequence, one genomic window encodes:
- the LOC135320244 gene encoding olfactory receptor 5AP2-like, producing the protein MTRPCTSLFKDLNSLLSCISLLQTCSCLLGIGNASELSEFFLVGLTDDSQLQPILFALFFIIYSFTVVGNLGILVLIVVSSRLHTPMYFFLSKLSFIDFCYSSVTVPKMLIVFFSDCQTISFSGCVVQTSCFVIFVVTEFFLLASMAYDRYVAICNPLLYHIIMSPRLCLQLVAASYAVGLTNAVLLTSTIFHLTFCKSHVITHYFCEIPPLLKLSCSDTQVLQFLLFACGGFNVSVSLTIVLASYTCVFLAIIRIPSAQGKHKSFSTCASHLIAVSLYYGTTVFIYLCPISEYLIGRDRLVSVFYTMIIPMLNPIIYSLSNKDVKEAFGNILKKTS; encoded by the coding sequence ATGACCAGACCCTGTACATCTCTGTTTAAGGACTTGAACTCATTATTGTCATGCATATCCCTCTTGCAGACCTGCAGTTGCCTATTGGGAATAGGCAATGCCAGTGAGTTGAGTGAATTTTTCCTTGTGGGCCTCACTGATGATTCTCAGCTTCAGCCCATCCTCTTTGCCCTCTTCTTCATCATCTATTCATTCACAGTGGTTGGAAACCTGGGCATCCTTGTTCTCATTGTGGTCAGCTCCAGACTCCACACtcccatgtatttcttcctcagTAAACTATCCTTTATTGATTTCTGTTATTCTTCAGTCACAGTCCCTAAAATGTTGATTGTGTTTTTCTCTGATTGCCAAACCATTTCCTTCTCTGGTTGTGTGGTCCAGACAAGCTGCTTTGTGATCTTTGTGGTCACTGAGTTCTTCCTCCTGGCCTCCATGGCCTATGatcgctatgtggccatctgcaacCCTCTGCTCTACCATATTATCATGTCCCCAAGGCTCTGTTTGCAACTAGTGGCTGCCAGCTATGCAGTGGGCCTGACAAATGCGGTGCTCCTCACTAGTACAATCTTTCATTTGACCTTCTGTAAGTCCCATGTCATCACTCATTACTTCTGTGAAATCCCTCCCCTTTTAAAACTCTCCTGCTCTGACACACAGGTCCTTCAGTTTCTCCTCTTTGCCTGTGGTGGTTTTAATGTGTCTGTGTCCCTGACAATAGTCCTGGCCTCCTACACATGTGTCTTTTTGGCTATCATCAGAATACCCTCAGCCCAGGGCAAACACAAGTCTTTCTCTACTTGTGCATCCCACCTGATAGCGGTCAGCCTATACTATGGAACCACAGTGTTCATTTACTTGTGCCCAATCTCTGAGTACTTAATAGGCAGGGACAGGCTTGTCTCTGTATTCTACACAATGATCATCCCTATGCTTAACCCTATAATATACAGTTTGAGTAACAAAGATGTGAAGGAAGCATTTGGGAACATTCTCAAGAAGACTTCATAA